A genomic segment from Glycine soja cultivar W05 chromosome 18, ASM419377v2, whole genome shotgun sequence encodes:
- the LOC114396884 gene encoding disease resistance protein RPM1-like: protein MEFALIDDENGSRILITSRNQDVVNSCKRSAAIQVHELQPLTLEKSLELFYTKAFGSDFNGRCPSNLKDISTEIVKKCQGLPLAIVVIGGLLFDKKREILKWQRFYQNLSCELRKNPSLNPVKRILGFSYHDLPYNLKPCFLYFGIYPEDYKVERGTLILQWIAEGFVKSEATETLEEVAEKYLNELIQRSLVQVSSFTKGGKIKYCGVHDLVYEIIREKNEDLSFCHSASERENSPRSGMIRRLTIASDSNNLVGSVGNSNIRSLHVFSDEELSESSVKRMPTNYRLLRVLHFERNSLYNYVPLTENFGDLSLLTYLSFRNSKIVDLPKSIGVLHNLETLDLRESRVLVMPREFCKLKKLRHLLGFRLPIEGSIGDLTSLETLCEVKANHDTEEVMKGLERLTQLRVLGLTLVPSHHKSSLCSLINKMQRLDKLYITTPRSLLRRIDLQFDVCAPVLQKVRIVGGLKEFPNWVAKLPNLVTLSLTRTRLTVDPLPLLTDLPYLSSLFINRSAYDGEVLQFPNRGFQNLKQILLNRLYGLKSIVIEDGALPSLEKFKLVRILELKEVPSGLYKLPNLEVFHAIHMSPEFQENFNLNRGQRQWIIE from the coding sequence ATGGAGTTTGCTTTAATTGATGATGAAAATGGAAGTAGGATATTAATCACAAGCAGAAATCAGGATGTTGTTAATTCCTGTAAGAGATCTGCTGCTATTCAAGTGCATGAGCTGCAACCTTTAACTCTTGAAAAATCATTGGAATTGTTTTATACAAAGGCATTTGGATCTGACTTTAATGGACGTTGTCCAAGCAATCTTAAGGACATATCCACTGAAATTGTTAAAAAGTGTCAAGGCTTACCACTAGCAATTGTGGTCATTGGTGGTCTTTTATTcgacaaaaaaagagaaatacttAAATGGCAGAGGTTTTATCAAAATCTAAGTTGTGAACTACGGAAAAATCCCAGTTTAAATCCTGTGAAAAGGATTTTGGGTTTCAGTTATCATGATTTGCCTTACAATCTCAAACCATGCTTCTTGTATTTCGGAATATATCCAGAAGATTACAAAGTTGAACGCGGGACATTGATTCTACAATGGATAGCTGAGGGGTTTGTTAAATCTGAAGCAACAGAAACTTTAGAGGAAGTggcagaaaaatatttaaatgagttGATCCAAAGAAGTTTGGTTCAAGTATCTTCATTTACTAAGGGTGGCAAAATTAAATACTGTGGTGTTCATGACCTAGTATATGAAATTATCCGTGAGAAAAATGAAGATTTAAGCTTTTGCCATTCTGCAAGTGAGCGTGAGAACTCGCCAAGAAGTGGGATGATTCGTCGCCTAACAATAGCATCCGATTCCAACAATTTGGTGGGAAGTGTTGGAAACTCAAACATTCGATCACTTCATGTTTTTAGTGATGAAGAATTATCAGAATCCTCGGTGAAGAGAATGCCTACAAACTACAGGTTATTAAGGGTACTTCATTTTGAACGCAATTCACTGTATAATTATGTTCCGCTCACGGAAAATTTTGGGGATTTATCCCTTTTGACGTACTTAAGCTTCAGAAATTCAAAGATAGTAGATCTTCCAAAATCAATAGGCGTGTTGCACAACCTAGAAACATTGGATCTAAGAGAATCTCGTGTGCTTGTGATGCCAAGAGAGTTCTGCAAGCTTAAAAAGTTAAGACACCTTTTAGGGTTTCGGCTTCCAATAGAGGGTAGCATTGGAGATCTAACGTCCCTAGAAACACTGTGTGAAGTGAAAGCAAACCATGATACAGAAGAAGTAATGAAAGGGTTGGAAAGACTTACACAATTAAGGGTGTTGGGCTTGACCCTTGTTCCGTCACATCACAAAAGTTCTCTGTGCTCCTTGATAAACAAGATGCAACGCCTGGACAAGTTATACATTACTACTCCAAGGTCATTACTTAGGCGCATTGATTTGCAATTTGATGTATGTGCACCTGTGCTTCAGAAGGTTCGCATTGTAGGGGGTTTAAAGGAGTTCCCAAACTGGGTTGCCAAGCTCCCAAATCTTGTTACGTTGTCCTTGACACGCACCCGTTTGACTGTTGATCCATTGCCACTACTTACGGATTTACCATATTTGTCGTCCCTCTTTATTAATCGTAGTGCATACGATGGTGAAGTTTTGCAGTTCCCAAACAGGGGGTTTCAGAACCTTAAGCAAATACTACTGAATCGCTTGTATGGTTTGAAATCCATCGTTATTGAAGATGGAGCATTGCCTTCTCTTGAAAAGTTCAAGTTAGTCAGAATTCTCGAACTGAAGGAGGTGCCTTCTGGTCTCTACAAGTTACCAAATCTTGAGGTTTTCCATGCTATTCATATGTCACCTGAATTTCAAGAAAACTTTAATCTCAACAGAGGACAACGTCAATGGATAATAGAATGA